The Bremerella cremea genome includes a window with the following:
- a CDS encoding efflux RND transporter permease subunit, with translation MLSRFFIDRPVFSIVLSLLIVIAGGVSIVVLPVERYPEITPPQVQITAVYPGADAQTLAESVAAPIEQQLSGIKNLIYFSSQSSNDGTCKITVTFEIGTDQDMAAVEVQNRLAIAQPKLPQEVVRNGVTVVKASSSILALVALESNDENISDLFLSNYATINLLDRIKRVPGVGDASVFGNRDYSMRIWVNPDRLALKGMTVSDVTAALRDQNAVFPAGMVGQRPTGDEVELTLPVLTRGRLSDVSDYEDVILRATPDGAIVRLKDVARIELGAQSYNMVSRLNGKPTTLILINLQSGANALATMDNILATMKEAEQDFPAGISWSIPFETTSFVSESVEKVIHTLFEAILLVIVVVFLFLQSWRATLIPLLAVPVAVIGTFAGMIVLGFSINTLTLFGLVLAIGIVVDDAIVVVENVERIMHEDGLSPRDATIKAMQQVTGPVIAIVLVLSAVFVPVTFLGGFTGQMYRQFAVTIALSVAISGLVALTLSPALASILLLPSHGKKNILFRAFDKVFDWITFGYVSGVKATIHMTLVTLITFGVLCYATYRLSGVVPAGFLPDEDQGYVIGVVMLPDGSSLDKTQSVIEQGEEFFKNHPAVDNVVGLVGYDVLGGGAASTNAGVLFVRLKPFHDREEPELSAQALIADSQQLMLTVTDGLILTINPPPIQGLGQRAGFTIELQQRGGGSVTELADVTQKFLAAANEHPDLVGLNATLRVTLPQVFVDLNREKTRMMGVELSGVFEPMQAYFGSLYVNDFNRFGRIWRVQVQAEPEVRNSPTDIDRIYVRNNIGKMVPLSAIVDTKFQAGPNLVSRYNGFPAVEITGAPAVGISSGQAMNTIRQLAADTLPPGYGIEWSGASYQEIKAGNQAPMVLLFGLVVVFLVLAAQYERWTLPVGVLLAVPLAVLGALIAVYFRGYTQDIYFQIGLLTLVGLSAKNAILIVEFCVALRKEGMGIVDAAVEAAKLRFRPIVMTSLAFILGVVPLAIATGAGAAGRRSLGTGVVGGMLSATFLAIFFIPLFYVLIQRMAEFFSGSRAVSPSDDEAAHGENQLTSE, from the coding sequence ATGCTCTCTCGATTCTTCATCGATCGCCCGGTGTTCTCGATTGTCCTATCGCTCTTGATCGTGATTGCAGGTGGCGTCTCAATCGTCGTTCTACCGGTAGAACGTTACCCAGAGATCACGCCCCCCCAGGTTCAAATAACGGCGGTATATCCGGGAGCCGACGCTCAAACATTGGCAGAATCGGTAGCTGCGCCTATTGAACAGCAATTGAGCGGCATCAAGAACTTGATCTACTTCAGTTCACAAAGCAGTAATGATGGCACATGCAAAATTACGGTCACTTTTGAAATTGGAACCGATCAAGATATGGCGGCTGTGGAAGTGCAAAACCGTCTGGCCATTGCTCAACCGAAGTTGCCACAAGAGGTGGTGAGAAACGGGGTGACCGTCGTCAAGGCCTCGAGTAGCATTCTTGCGCTTGTTGCCTTGGAATCGAATGATGAGAACATCAGCGACCTTTTCCTCAGTAACTACGCAACGATCAACCTCCTGGATCGAATTAAACGCGTTCCTGGCGTGGGCGATGCCTCGGTGTTTGGGAATAGAGACTACTCGATGCGTATCTGGGTCAATCCAGATCGGCTCGCACTCAAGGGCATGACGGTATCGGATGTAACTGCCGCGCTGCGAGATCAGAATGCCGTGTTTCCTGCGGGAATGGTAGGGCAGCGGCCGACGGGTGACGAGGTGGAATTAACCCTGCCAGTCTTAACACGTGGCCGATTGAGTGACGTGAGCGACTATGAAGACGTTATCCTGAGAGCAACCCCTGACGGTGCCATTGTTCGCCTCAAGGATGTCGCACGGATCGAACTGGGAGCACAAAGCTACAATATGGTCAGCCGCCTGAACGGCAAGCCGACCACGCTCATCTTGATTAATCTTCAAAGTGGTGCGAATGCCCTAGCAACGATGGACAATATCCTTGCGACCATGAAGGAAGCGGAGCAAGATTTTCCAGCCGGCATTTCCTGGAGCATTCCTTTCGAAACAACGTCATTCGTTAGCGAATCGGTGGAAAAGGTTATCCATACCCTCTTCGAAGCCATTCTGCTCGTGATCGTTGTGGTATTCCTGTTCCTTCAGTCCTGGCGGGCGACTCTTATTCCCCTGCTTGCCGTGCCTGTGGCCGTGATTGGAACTTTCGCGGGAATGATCGTGCTTGGTTTCTCGATCAATACGCTGACACTGTTTGGCTTAGTACTTGCAATCGGGATCGTGGTGGACGATGCAATTGTCGTGGTGGAAAACGTGGAACGGATCATGCACGAAGACGGTCTTAGTCCGCGCGATGCCACCATCAAAGCAATGCAGCAAGTAACCGGCCCAGTCATTGCAATTGTGCTGGTGTTATCCGCAGTGTTCGTTCCCGTTACCTTTTTAGGTGGCTTCACGGGACAAATGTATCGACAGTTCGCTGTGACGATCGCGCTTTCGGTGGCCATTTCTGGACTCGTTGCTTTAACGCTCAGCCCGGCACTCGCCAGCATTTTGCTCCTACCATCCCACGGTAAAAAGAATATCCTCTTCCGAGCGTTCGACAAAGTGTTCGACTGGATTACGTTTGGCTATGTAAGCGGAGTCAAGGCAACCATCCACATGACTTTGGTTACACTGATTACCTTCGGTGTACTCTGCTACGCCACCTATCGTCTTTCCGGTGTCGTTCCCGCAGGGTTCTTGCCGGACGAAGACCAGGGCTATGTGATTGGAGTTGTCATGCTGCCCGACGGTTCTTCCCTGGATAAGACACAAAGCGTCATCGAACAGGGTGAAGAGTTTTTCAAGAATCACCCGGCGGTGGACAATGTTGTGGGACTAGTCGGTTACGACGTTCTTGGCGGTGGTGCGGCAAGTACCAATGCCGGTGTTTTATTCGTACGTCTCAAGCCATTTCATGATCGCGAAGAACCGGAACTTTCGGCGCAAGCACTGATCGCGGATTCTCAACAATTGATGCTGACCGTCACCGACGGATTGATCCTGACAATTAACCCCCCACCAATTCAAGGGCTTGGTCAGCGTGCCGGGTTCACAATTGAACTTCAGCAAAGAGGGGGCGGTAGTGTAACCGAACTAGCGGACGTCACGCAAAAGTTCCTTGCCGCCGCCAATGAACATCCTGATCTCGTCGGTCTTAATGCAACCTTGCGAGTAACATTGCCACAAGTGTTCGTAGATTTGAACCGCGAAAAGACACGCATGATGGGTGTTGAACTGAGCGGCGTCTTTGAACCGATGCAGGCTTATTTTGGCTCGTTATACGTGAATGACTTCAATCGTTTCGGGAGGATTTGGCGCGTCCAAGTTCAGGCCGAGCCCGAAGTTCGGAACTCGCCGACCGATATCGACAGAATCTACGTCCGCAATAATATCGGCAAGATGGTCCCGCTTTCCGCGATCGTGGACACTAAATTCCAAGCTGGCCCGAACTTGGTAAGCCGCTACAACGGATTTCCTGCTGTCGAGATCACGGGAGCTCCCGCCGTAGGAATCAGTAGTGGACAAGCCATGAACACGATTCGCCAACTTGCTGCTGATACGCTTCCCCCTGGGTATGGAATTGAATGGAGCGGGGCATCCTATCAGGAAATCAAAGCGGGCAACCAAGCTCCAATGGTACTTCTCTTCGGACTAGTGGTGGTCTTCTTGGTGCTGGCGGCCCAGTACGAACGCTGGACGCTTCCCGTTGGCGTTCTGTTGGCTGTTCCCTTAGCCGTGCTTGGTGCCCTGATCGCCGTTTACTTCCGAGGTTACACGCAAGACATCTACTTCCAGATTGGCCTGCTAACACTGGTTGGGCTGTCGGCGAAGAATGCGATCTTAATCGTCGAATTTTGCGTTGCTCTTCGTAAGGAAGGGATGGGTATCGTCGATGCCGCTGTTGAAGCCGCGAAGCTGCGTTTTCGTCCCATCGTCATGACCTCACTAGCATTCATCTTAGGTGTGGTTCCCCTCGCAATCGCCACAGGAGCCGGAGCCGCAGGACGTCGTTCTCTTGGAACCGGAGTCGTGGGCGGAATGCTCTCTGCAACGTTTCTCGCAATCTTCTTCATTCCTTTGTTCTACGTTCTGATTCAACGCATGGCCGAATTTTTCTCCGGAAGTCGAGCAGTTTCTCCTTCGGATGACGAAGCAGCCCATGGCGAAAACCAATTGACCTCTGAATAG
- a CDS encoding isoaspartyl peptidase/L-asparaginase family protein has translation MLIRNAAWLVMSFMIMGLFSSALVQAEEKRWAIVLHGGAGDIPKDIPPELVQEYKQTLEKALATGEKILAEGGTALDAVQQTVMVMEDAPCFNAGRGAVFNAAGYQQLDASIMDGSNLACGGVSAVETVRNPIVAARLVMEKTPHVLLTAKDADEFAKASGLEIVPRSYYFNEARWKDLVRRLKKKGQPIPAEPPYGRPNVSLAPTHPADVDLGNGTVGCAALDQNGNLAAATSTGGLTGKMVGRVGDSPIIGAGTYADNAGCAISGTGTGEQYIRHAIGFQVNFRVREMKQSLQEAVDHCLTKVLDPGDGGLIAVDAEGNMVLEVSSTTLARGWSDWKGSRGVAIWDEPLED, from the coding sequence ATGTTGATTCGGAATGCTGCTTGGTTGGTCATGTCTTTCATGATCATGGGGTTGTTTTCCTCCGCTTTAGTGCAAGCGGAGGAAAAACGTTGGGCAATTGTCCTGCACGGTGGGGCAGGCGATATTCCCAAAGACATCCCGCCTGAACTGGTGCAAGAGTACAAGCAGACGCTAGAAAAGGCACTTGCCACCGGCGAGAAGATCTTGGCCGAAGGGGGCACCGCCCTGGATGCCGTGCAGCAGACGGTCATGGTCATGGAAGACGCCCCTTGCTTCAACGCGGGGCGAGGTGCTGTTTTCAATGCGGCTGGCTATCAGCAGCTTGATGCTTCGATCATGGATGGTAGCAATTTAGCCTGCGGAGGTGTTTCCGCAGTTGAAACGGTTCGCAATCCGATTGTCGCAGCACGCTTGGTGATGGAGAAAACGCCGCACGTCCTGCTCACAGCGAAGGATGCCGACGAGTTCGCAAAAGCCAGCGGCCTAGAAATTGTGCCGCGAAGTTATTACTTTAACGAAGCTCGCTGGAAGGATTTGGTTCGCCGTTTGAAAAAGAAGGGGCAACCGATCCCTGCAGAGCCACCGTACGGTCGTCCGAATGTATCGCTGGCCCCAACTCATCCGGCAGATGTTGATCTGGGCAACGGAACAGTTGGTTGTGCTGCGCTCGACCAAAATGGCAACCTGGCCGCTGCAACTAGTACCGGTGGGCTGACCGGCAAGATGGTTGGACGGGTTGGCGACTCCCCGATTATCGGTGCCGGCACTTACGCCGATAACGCCGGGTGTGCCATCAGCGGGACAGGCACCGGCGAGCAGTATATCCGGCATGCGATTGGTTTTCAGGTCAATTTCCGCGTGCGTGAAATGAAGCAGTCTTTGCAAGAGGCGGTCGATCATTGCCTTACCAAAGTGCTCGATCCAGGCGACGGCGGACTGATCGCGGTCGACGCGGAAGGCAACATGGTACTGGAAGTAAGCTCGACCACACTTGCCCGTGGTTGGTCCGATTGGAAAGGAAGCCGAGGCGTCGCCATCTGGGACGAGCCACTAGAGGATTAG
- a CDS encoding HPr family phosphocarrier protein yields the protein MSLGNTNDSTSICKRITVLNKNGMHLIPCSNLVHLTKDFPGDVRLSKGEQDASCKSILELLVLFAEPETTLTLTVTGEQAEEMAEKVSQFFSNGCILPPP from the coding sequence TTGAGCCTGGGAAATACGAATGACTCGACGAGCATTTGCAAAAGAATAACCGTTCTGAACAAAAATGGTATGCACCTAATACCGTGTTCGAACCTTGTGCATCTCACGAAAGACTTTCCGGGCGATGTCCGGCTTTCCAAGGGTGAACAAGACGCGAGTTGTAAATCAATCCTTGAACTATTGGTGCTATTTGCAGAACCTGAAACGACTCTCACTCTGACGGTGACTGGAGAGCAAGCAGAAGAAATGGCAGAAAAGGTCTCTCAGTTTTTCTCGAATGGATGCATATTGCCGCCCCCCTAA